A segment of the Armatimonadota bacterium genome:
AAGAAACCAGTTGATGGGATGACTGTACCGGGCATCGGAAAGCTAAAAGTAAGCAAAGACGGTGTTATTATAATGCCAGGTGTTGTTATTACTAAAGAGAATGTAGACCAATTTGATTTCTAAGTTTATACGCTTTGATAGTTTGGAAAATCATACTAGCTCATATCTATTTAGCCCGAAAGGAACACACTTGTGGAACGACACGTTCTTGAATGGGACCCATCGTGGGATGATGATTGGCAGGCAGCTCAACCTGATTTGGAAAGGTTGATAGAAGAAGGACATCCGCCTGAACCTACAAAAGCGGTTGAGTACTACAAATATGGGTTCATGATGCGCAAGAAACACCCTGTTCATCCATGGCCTGAGATTGAAAGAGAAATTTACCAAGATTATATGACAGGCCAATTTGAATTCGGCGAAGAAGATTGGGAAGAAGCCCGAAGGTATATTCATGCAGGTTGGTTGGGCGCCGAAAGGTGCAAGTAATCATAAATATACCTTCGGGCGTTATCATTGGAAGCAGTTTGATCGTTAGGCCATTTTTTCAATCTCTTCCTCCCGCACAGAAGCTCCGAGTATTCCACCGCCCGCTGCTGCGGCCCATGCTAAAATTGAGCTAATGACAAAATAAATGGCCCCATTTCTGGCGGTACTGAGCGCAGTTCTAGCTTCGGCGACATTTAGTTGCGAAAGAGCTGTTAACATATTCTGGGTTGCTCCCAACAGCCAGCTAATGCCAAATGCACTAAGTACTGTTCCGCCCATAAGCGCCAGCGCCCAGACCATGGTTCCCTGCGTGAGGCCATTTTTCATGCCAGCCACAGCCGCCATTCGTCCGGCAATATATCCGCCAACAAATAGCACAACCAACATGCTGATGCCAGACCATATTCCTATGAAATTACTGAAGCGGGTTGCGAAATCCGGAGCAGCGGGGCTGTATAGACTAAGGGCAACAGCAAGACCGCATGCGCCAAGAACAACCTGAGCTGCAAGCGCTACGAGAAATCCCGCCCAAACTGGGCCCCAACGCACTCGGTCACGAGTCCATGCGATTGCTTCAGCGCGTGTTCCTACTGTGGGAACGGCAGCTGCCATGGCAGCTGCTCCCCCTTTTCTTCCTGCTTCTTCGCTAGGCAGGTTTTCCTGCTTTTGTTCTTCCATTGCAAGTACCTCCTTTATGATGAAGCAAATAGCACGATTTCCTTCATCTTTTGATTTTTGCCCGCATTTGCTTTGGTTTAAAACATTACCGTCTCATATAAAACTAGCAATCCTTACAGCACGAGTTTTTGGGTGGCATGGCATAATCTCAGTGTAAGCAAAAAGTGAATAGCGTCGCGGACGACAAAGGCAAATCACTCGAAAGGGTGAGACGCAAAGCCATGGATCTAACCCAGTAGGCAGCGGTAGATAGCCGAAGGTCTCCCGAAAGAAGTTGATAGCGGGGGTGCGGCAGGGAAGCTGAATACTGGTATGACAGCCAGGCTGCCGAAACGACAGTCGCATTATAGGCGCGCTGAGCCACTACCAAAAAGTGTATTTGAGTATAGCAGTGCGCGCGACTGAGGTTTCAGCAGCCTGGTTTTCTTTTTAGCTGGTTGCAAGGAGGAGGGACCGAAAATGACGATACCTGAAGCCAAACAATACATTGGGAAAAACTGTTGGATAAGCTGGACCGACCGTCTGGGCCAAGAACATAGCAAAGTCTTGCAGGTTGAGGACCTGCAGTTCATCCCGCTCTACGGAGCGTATATAATCGGCGACACTGAGGAAGTTCGACTGGACAGAGTTACTCAGATCCGTGCTTTGGACTGAGTAGTTGACTGGCAAATTTACTAATGCACCTAGCATTTCCGGGCAAGCAGCATCGTGAGGTATTGAAAGGAGGTTGTGTTAAGCGTTACCCAAGTGCAGGTCTGAGGCCATCCCCTCCTGTCCCTAAGCAACCGTCGGTCTCAGGTCTGTGAAGTAGGGATGGGTAGCCGTGCCCCCTACCCATCCCTTTTCCTTTTAATATTTTGTTTAGTTGAGAATAGCATACAAAAAGGGCGTAAGTCTCGCGTTCCCCCGAACCCATCAAAACTGAGCTGCGAGAACTCACGCCCTTCTTTTTAGACGAAGGCTTTTCTATGTTTGTTCGATCTAGATGATTTGGAAAAAAGCCAAGGGGTTAATAAGCCTAGCGTTTGTTAGTTGATATCGTTGAGCAAGGCTTATTGTTGCGAAATCTCACTAAGTATGAGTTCTGCTGCTTTTTGTCTATCTTTTGCCGCGGTAATTGCTCTGCCGATGACAAGATAATCGGCACCGTTTTTTAAAGCTTCCCCAGGGGTCATTATTCGAACTTGATCATTAGCCGCTGCCCATTTTGGTCTTACGCCAGGCGTCACGACGATGAATTCGGGCCCACATGCAGCTTTTACGGGTATGATTTCGTGAGGTGATGCAACAACCCCTGCCAAACCCGAGCTTTGGGCCAAAACTGCTAAATGCGTAACATGGTTTTCAAGAAGCATTGGAATGGATAATTCTTCGTGGAGGACTTGCGCGCTGATGCTTGTAAGTACTGTTACGCCAATAATCATTGGAGCTTCGACTCCAAGGCGATGTGCTTCATCTTTCGCTGCTTCGACTGCTGCACGCATCATTGCCGACCCACCGGAGGCATGGACGTTGAGCATCCAAATGCCCATTCGAACTGCAGCTCTTGTTGCGCTAGCGACTGTGTTTGGGATGTCATGAAACTTGCAATCGTAAAATATTTTCTCCGCTCCAGCCTTTCGAAGCGAGTCAAAAATCTGCGGTCCTGTAGAGTTGAAAAGTTCGAGGCCAACTTTAAATGCGCCAACATAGTCGTTTAATTCTCGAACAAGGTTT
Coding sequences within it:
- the pyrF gene encoding orotidine-5'-phosphate decarboxylase — protein: MSMKNKIILALDVSSESEAVNLVRELNDYVGAFKVGLELFNSTGPQIFDSLRKAGAEKIFYDCKFHDIPNTVASATRAAVRMGIWMLNVHASGGSAMMRAAVEAAKDEAHRLGVEAPMIIGVTVLTSISAQVLHEELSIPMLLENHVTHLAVLAQSSGLAGVVASPHEIIPVKAACGPEFIVVTPGVRPKWAAANDQVRIMTPGEALKNGADYLVIGRAITAAKDRQKAAELILSEISQQ